A genome region from Acidobacteriota bacterium includes the following:
- a CDS encoding DUF3857 domain-containing protein: MLQPRVKRSFAPRRPLLIACLALLLGGAALAQVGISTPAERVQSEAQAFTAAQGPVAKLICVYRIGRLMRLLPLEQQQGVWTKLLTGAGPGVAAPRHPLDARPGWGPRVPQPDLRVAAEAQLDPLVQAEITSREAAVALRSGRAEEAAADWKRLGTVEAWRVVGPFDNSSAGAITTAEGPEKGIDLTAKYQGKQRQVSWRVLPYSATLGSMNLGAFLSPAQSASAYAVSWVRSDKAQPVALRLRDDGATRLWVNGQLQFTEQGAHPSFGFDQHAVGAQLQAGWNEILAKVGDGETGGWSFALRITTPEGKPLELETSDVPHEVRSSVISHQSAVGSQQPAAVQVRDLTELAKAAAATPAGKLDYAWVLAQKQNFNTGDHSDTSAFLDAIAAAPDNAQAVIDFEEHDQDTSRRYQYLEQLLEQSGLGADYRGQARLDLGFIELNRGAYWPARSDFWLALNPQSADVPANGLMATDKGAIASAAAMQKAPMAAVGMLQVYADVGLRPQALAWAQALEAAGEMTVAEVAQPVGITLRRTGPFRVAEKWLQAGLNADAANLHTGLDLADLLQRSGDNDAALATVERLSRLVGPQPHLLDVEARALAGLGRGPAALARIGDAVKLAPDAPEFHVAQGEIERHFGHHAAAVAAWQEALNLNPQDASLRDRLQLARGGEAAVEASFERPYMQDLTKTIAAYKALPASQQQTLEGGPVAVLADTNVTNIFPSGNTGRYVQQIFRVNNDSGANALSVYPVTYDPDNEEVHFLSAHVVHADGSTADAPQAGDQPVSQSVGYETFYNVRNKYVVMPALRAGDFVEIAYRVLPTTLESLYGDYYGAVDSFGSSSPTLFQQYVVISPASKPLYFHAVRFAGEHTVATTGGQTVYRWSARNLPAQVSEPLATPDIERDPYVAVSEFKTWDQFGAWYRHLIRNTFVLDSQIRQTVRELIQGKTTEAEKVDAIYQWVIQNTHYVALEFGIHGYRPYPVTQVFHRRFGDCKDKASLLIAMLHEAGIEADFVLVRIRDLGLVDATIPSVADFDHAIVYVPNLNLYLDGTAEYNGTHELPAGDQRAFVLRVPVAADLGADPAPANKMAALAPVVTPELAPTTNVTERSLTGQLDAQGNLHFAMNLELAGGDAPLYRAAMEIPDRQAGALQAMLHDRLPGISVNSATVTNAHAWDKPLEIEFEGTIPNFATVNGNTLLVPRQIVPRSWLPRLAALNQRTSDLLSGPPEILVEQMHLALPAGFAARSLPPVSNRNQPFADFQAVASVNGNTLTLRSRIEIKKSLITPAEYPAYRSFWAQVDGALGRSVSLTTGGGQ; this comes from the coding sequence ATGCTTCAACCCCGGGTGAAACGCTCTTTCGCGCCCCGCCGCCCGCTCCTGATCGCCTGCCTGGCCTTGCTGCTGGGCGGAGCTGCGCTTGCCCAAGTTGGCATCTCAACGCCGGCCGAGCGGGTGCAGAGCGAAGCGCAGGCGTTTACGGCGGCGCAGGGGCCGGTGGCCAAACTGATTTGCGTGTACCGCATCGGACGGCTCATGCGGCTGCTGCCGCTGGAGCAGCAGCAGGGCGTCTGGACGAAACTATTGACTGGCGCGGGGCCTGGCGTGGCTGCGCCACGCCACCCGCTTGACGCTCGGCCGGGTTGGGGGCCCCGGGTGCCCCAGCCCGACCTACGCGTGGCGGCGGAAGCGCAACTCGATCCGCTGGTGCAGGCGGAGATCACCTCGCGGGAAGCGGCAGTGGCGCTGCGGTCGGGACGGGCGGAAGAGGCCGCAGCGGACTGGAAGCGGCTAGGCACGGTCGAGGCGTGGCGCGTGGTGGGGCCGTTCGACAATTCCTCGGCAGGAGCCATTACGACCGCGGAGGGCCCAGAAAAAGGGATTGACCTGACCGCGAAGTATCAGGGCAAGCAGCGGCAGGTGAGCTGGCGCGTGCTCCCCTACAGCGCAACGCTGGGATCCATGAATCTGGGAGCATTCTTGAGTCCCGCGCAGAGCGCCTCGGCATACGCGGTGAGCTGGGTGCGGAGCGACAAGGCGCAGCCGGTGGCGCTGCGGCTGCGGGATGACGGCGCGACGCGGCTATGGGTGAACGGACAACTGCAGTTCACCGAGCAGGGCGCGCATCCCAGCTTCGGCTTCGATCAGCACGCCGTCGGCGCGCAATTGCAGGCGGGCTGGAACGAGATTCTGGCGAAAGTCGGCGATGGAGAAACCGGCGGCTGGAGCTTTGCGCTGCGCATTACCACGCCGGAGGGCAAACCGCTGGAACTGGAGACGAGCGATGTGCCGCACGAAGTCAGGTCATCAGTCATCAGTCATCAGTCAGCAGTCGGCAGCCAGCAGCCGGCGGCGGTCCAGGTGCGGGATTTGACCGAGCTGGCAAAAGCGGCTGCCGCGACGCCGGCGGGCAAGCTCGATTACGCCTGGGTGCTGGCGCAGAAGCAGAACTTCAATACCGGCGATCACAGCGACACCAGCGCGTTTCTCGACGCGATTGCCGCAGCTCCTGACAATGCGCAAGCGGTGATTGATTTTGAGGAGCACGATCAGGACACGAGCCGGCGCTATCAGTATTTGGAGCAACTGCTGGAGCAGTCTGGCCTGGGCGCGGATTATCGCGGACAGGCGCGCCTGGACCTGGGATTCATCGAGCTTAACCGGGGAGCGTACTGGCCGGCGCGCAGTGATTTTTGGCTTGCCCTAAACCCGCAGTCGGCTGATGTGCCGGCAAACGGACTTATGGCGACGGACAAGGGAGCGATTGCCTCAGCGGCGGCGATGCAGAAGGCGCCGATGGCGGCGGTGGGGATGCTGCAGGTGTACGCCGATGTTGGGCTGCGGCCGCAGGCGCTGGCCTGGGCGCAGGCACTGGAGGCAGCGGGAGAAATGACCGTGGCTGAGGTGGCGCAGCCGGTGGGAATCACGCTGCGGCGCACGGGACCGTTCCGCGTGGCGGAGAAGTGGCTGCAGGCAGGGCTCAACGCCGATGCGGCGAATTTGCACACCGGACTGGATCTGGCCGACCTGCTGCAGCGCAGCGGCGACAACGACGCGGCGCTGGCGACAGTCGAGCGGCTGAGCCGATTGGTCGGCCCGCAACCGCATTTGCTGGACGTGGAGGCGCGCGCGCTGGCGGGGCTGGGGCGCGGGCCGGCGGCGCTGGCGCGGATTGGCGATGCGGTGAAGCTCGCGCCGGACGCGCCCGAGTTTCACGTGGCGCAAGGTGAGATCGAGCGGCATTTCGGGCATCATGCGGCCGCAGTGGCCGCCTGGCAGGAGGCGCTGAACCTGAACCCGCAGGACGCCAGCCTGCGCGACCGGCTGCAGTTGGCGCGCGGCGGCGAAGCCGCGGTCGAGGCCAGCTTCGAGCGGCCCTATATGCAGGATTTGACCAAGACCATTGCCGCCTATAAGGCACTGCCGGCGAGCCAGCAGCAGACGCTGGAGGGCGGACCGGTGGCGGTGCTGGCAGACACGAACGTGACCAATATTTTTCCGTCGGGCAACACCGGCCGCTACGTGCAGCAGATTTTCCGCGTGAACAACGACAGCGGCGCCAATGCGCTGAGCGTCTACCCAGTGACCTACGATCCGGACAACGAGGAAGTGCATTTTCTTTCCGCGCACGTGGTGCATGCGGATGGGAGCACGGCGGATGCGCCCCAGGCAGGCGATCAGCCCGTCAGCCAGTCGGTGGGCTACGAGACGTTCTATAACGTACGCAACAAATATGTCGTCATGCCGGCGCTGCGGGCAGGAGATTTTGTCGAGATCGCCTACCGCGTGCTGCCGACTACGCTGGAATCGCTCTACGGTGATTACTACGGCGCCGTGGATTCGTTCGGCAGCAGCTCGCCTACGCTGTTCCAGCAGTACGTGGTGATTTCGCCGGCCAGCAAGCCGCTGTACTTCCACGCCGTGCGGTTTGCGGGTGAGCATACGGTCGCGACCACCGGCGGCCAGACGGTGTATCGCTGGAGCGCGCGCAATCTTCCGGCTCAGGTGAGCGAGCCGCTGGCGACGCCCGATATCGAGCGTGACCCGTACGTCGCGGTTTCGGAGTTCAAGACCTGGGATCAGTTCGGCGCCTGGTACCGGCACCTGATCCGCAACACCTTCGTGCTCGACAGCCAGATCCGGCAGACGGTGCGGGAGTTGATCCAGGGCAAGACGACGGAGGCGGAGAAGGTCGACGCCATTTACCAATGGGTGATCCAGAACACGCACTACGTGGCGCTGGAGTTCGGCATTCACGGCTACCGGCCGTATCCGGTGACGCAGGTGTTTCACCGGCGGTTTGGCGACTGCAAGGATAAGGCGTCGCTGCTGATCGCCATGCTGCATGAAGCGGGTATCGAGGCCGATTTCGTGCTGGTGCGGATTCGCGATCTGGGGCTGGTGGACGCGACGATTCCCTCGGTGGCGGATTTTGACCACGCCATCGTTTACGTGCCTAACCTGAATTTGTATCTGGACGGCACGGCGGAATACAACGGCACGCACGAGCTGCCGGCGGGCGATCAGCGGGCGTTCGTGCTGCGGGTTCCGGTCGCAGCAGACCTCGGGGCGGACCCGGCGCCGGCGAATAAAATGGCGGCGCTGGCGCCGGTGGTGACGCCGGAGCTGGCGCCCACGACGAATGTGACGGAGCGATCGCTGACCGGGCAACTCGATGCGCAGGGAAACTTGCACTTTGCCATGAACCTGGAGCTCGCCGGCGGCGATGCGCCCCTGTACCGGGCAGCGATGGAAATTCCCGACCGGCAGGCGGGGGCGTTGCAGGCGATGCTGCACGACCGGCTGCCGGGCATCAGCGTAAACTCGGCGACGGTGACCAACGCGCACGCCTGGGATAAGCCGCTGGAAATTGAGTTTGAGGGCACCATCCCTAACTTCGCCACCGTGAACGGGAACACCCTGCTGGTGCCGCGGCAGATCGTACCGCGTTCGTGGCTGCCGCGGCTGGCAGCGCTGAACCAGAGGACGTCGGACCTGCTGTCAGGCCCGCCGGAAATTCTGGTGGAACAGATGCACCTGGCGCTGCCGGCCGGTTTCGCAGCGCGGTCGCTGCCGCCGGTGAGCAACCGGAATCAGCCCTTCGCGGATTTTCAGGCCGTTGCTTCGGTCAACGGCAACACGCTGACGCTGCGCAGCCGGATCGAGATCAAGAAGTCGCTGATTACGCCGGCGGAGTATCCGGCCTACCGGAGCTTCTGGGCGCAGGTGGACGGGGCGCTGGGGCGGAGCGTGAGCCTGACGACGGGAGGTGGGCAGTGA
- a CDS encoding carboxypeptidase regulatory-like domain-containing protein has translation MRPPLRFYHVAFLAAALATLPLIGQTGKPVFAAQISGRVEADGLAIPGVTVTITDPATGQHYVTTTDEAGRFTARVAHPGVFAIETEMLAFAPFKSQVTVPSSGAAPAPLQLQLALATGPTATTVAQIQPRSAAKGEADQRGQPASGRLAGRSSSSGGASRYRQLDVSQTGEITGNADAGAVDSGIAGMSDTAATDATVVAGAASEDEQPMNGRQIQAMLHANGGIPGAPAGGGGRGGFGGRGSGGFGGGGGRFNFRSFQSRFNQPHGSLSYSLADSALNALPDSLNGRSSTVHPPNVANQSYSASVSTPLVIPGVFNDHGKTHLFFSYSGAHDAELSNVSALVPTRLERQGDFQGLTSRSGTPITITNPQTGQPFNSNTIPTGDISAAAAALLAFVPLPTPGAVGDFNYTNTVNSLTTRNRISVRVNHSFGSSSGGGPGFFRRGRNLSFSLNYEGGHANQPGVFFPYVAGVTNTRGINTRLGYTQPLDGWINRFSLSYNRNRSDANNLYANVRNVAAQAGIQGVAQDSNAWGLPTLNFTASGFTPLRDIAPNFVRSQTTSLSDGMIRRMGRHNIRFGGDFRWLQSNPDTDPAPNGVFSFDGQYSGFDFADFLLGLPQQTSERFGGGVFYFRQIEPDLYFNDNWQVLGNLTLNYGLRWEYISPYSELDNRLTNLLVGSSFSSLTPVVAGAAGVPATIVQPEYGHFRPTLGFAWRSWANMIVTGGFGMAYNTGAYANIATALAYQSPFIVNQANLGTAATPLSLTNGFAGASTAVNTYGVNPGYQIGYSYLWDIDLQRTVAQVWVLNLDYSGARGIHLDQLRAPNRTPTGLLYPNLPPFLYDTTGGNSLYNGGSFIVSRRLSQSVGLRATYTWSKMMDDASQIGGGGGEGGLIAQNDLDLANEWALSSGNQTQRLHLAYEWQLPYGLNHHWGDRASFWSSVLGDWQFTGSFTADSGQPFTPLVSNVFSNAQGLQALGVSAPLRADVTGAAVAKADPSLTGFFNTAAFTAPAAGAYGTAGRNLIIGPGQIDLDTTLSKTFRMGEFRSLEVRFAGTNVLNHPNWAGLDTNLNSLTFGDITGFGAPRQITFTARYRF, from the coding sequence ATGCGCCCGCCTCTACGGTTTTATCATGTTGCGTTCCTGGCAGCCGCGCTCGCAACGCTGCCGCTTATTGGGCAGACCGGCAAACCGGTCTTTGCCGCCCAAATCTCGGGCCGCGTCGAAGCTGACGGTTTGGCCATTCCCGGCGTTACCGTCACCATCACCGATCCCGCCACCGGCCAGCATTACGTCACCACCACGGATGAGGCCGGCCGTTTCACTGCCCGCGTGGCCCATCCCGGCGTGTTTGCCATCGAGACCGAAATGCTCGCCTTTGCGCCCTTCAAGTCGCAGGTGACCGTCCCATCCTCCGGCGCTGCCCCAGCGCCATTGCAACTGCAACTGGCGCTGGCAACCGGGCCTACGGCGACTACCGTGGCGCAGATTCAACCGCGCAGCGCGGCAAAGGGGGAGGCCGACCAACGGGGCCAGCCTGCCAGTGGCAGGTTGGCGGGGCGAAGCTCCTCTAGTGGTGGCGCGAGCCGCTACAGGCAGCTCGACGTGAGCCAGACGGGCGAAATCACCGGCAACGCCGACGCTGGCGCCGTCGACAGCGGCATCGCCGGCATGAGCGACACCGCCGCCACCGATGCCACCGTCGTCGCCGGCGCCGCCAGCGAGGACGAGCAACCCATGAATGGCCGGCAAATTCAGGCGATGCTGCACGCCAACGGCGGCATCCCCGGCGCCCCTGCCGGCGGCGGGGGACGCGGCGGCTTTGGCGGCCGGGGCAGTGGTGGCTTCGGCGGCGGCGGCGGCCGCTTCAACTTTCGCAGCTTCCAAAGCCGCTTCAATCAGCCCCACGGCAGCCTCAGCTACTCGCTTGCCGATTCTGCCCTCAACGCCCTGCCCGATTCCCTCAACGGCCGCTCCTCGACTGTGCATCCGCCCAACGTCGCCAACCAGTCCTATTCGGCTTCCGTCAGCACGCCGCTGGTCATTCCCGGCGTCTTCAACGATCACGGCAAGACGCATTTGTTCTTCAGCTACAGCGGCGCCCATGATGCCGAGCTCAGCAACGTTAGCGCCCTGGTGCCGACGCGGCTCGAGCGCCAGGGCGATTTCCAGGGTTTGACCAGCCGCAGCGGCACGCCTATCACCATCACCAACCCGCAGACCGGCCAGCCTTTCAACAGCAACACCATTCCCACCGGCGACATCTCGGCCGCAGCGGCGGCGTTGCTGGCCTTCGTGCCACTGCCCACGCCCGGCGCGGTGGGCGACTTCAACTACACCAATACCGTCAACTCGCTCACCACCCGCAACCGCATCTCGGTGCGCGTGAACCATAGCTTCGGCTCCTCCTCCGGCGGAGGCCCGGGCTTTTTCCGCCGTGGCCGCAACCTCAGCTTCAGCCTCAACTACGAAGGCGGGCACGCCAATCAGCCCGGCGTCTTTTTCCCCTACGTCGCCGGCGTGACCAACACGCGCGGCATCAATACGCGCCTGGGCTATACGCAGCCGCTCGATGGCTGGATCAACAGGTTCAGCCTGAGCTACAACCGCAACCGCAGCGACGCCAACAATCTCTACGCCAATGTCCGCAACGTCGCCGCGCAGGCGGGCATTCAGGGCGTTGCGCAGGACTCCAACGCCTGGGGCCTGCCCACGCTCAACTTCACCGCTTCCGGCTTCACGCCGCTGCGCGACATCGCGCCCAATTTCGTCCGCTCCCAAACCACCTCCCTCAGCGACGGCATGATCCGCCGCATGGGCCGCCACAACATCCGCTTCGGCGGCGACTTCCGCTGGCTGCAGAGCAACCCCGACACCGATCCCGCCCCCAACGGCGTTTTCAGCTTTGACGGTCAGTACAGCGGCTTCGATTTCGCCGATTTTCTGCTGGGCCTGCCGCAACAGACTTCCGAGCGCTTCGGCGGCGGAGTGTTTTATTTCCGCCAGATCGAGCCCGACCTCTACTTCAACGACAACTGGCAGGTGCTCGGCAATCTCACCCTCAACTATGGCCTGCGCTGGGAATACATTTCGCCCTACTCCGAACTCGACAACCGGCTCACCAATCTCCTCGTCGGTTCCAGCTTCAGCTCGCTTACGCCAGTAGTTGCCGGCGCTGCGGGCGTACCCGCAACCATCGTGCAGCCCGAGTACGGCCACTTCCGCCCCACGCTCGGTTTCGCCTGGCGTTCCTGGGCGAACATGATCGTCACCGGCGGCTTCGGCATGGCCTACAACACCGGCGCCTACGCCAATATCGCCACCGCCCTCGCCTATCAGTCGCCCTTCATCGTCAATCAGGCCAACCTCGGCACGGCGGCCACACCGCTGAGCCTGACCAACGGTTTTGCCGGCGCCTCCACCGCGGTCAACACCTACGGCGTCAATCCCGGCTACCAGATCGGCTACTCCTATCTTTGGGATATCGATCTTCAGCGCACGGTGGCGCAGGTCTGGGTGCTCAATCTCGACTACAGTGGCGCGCGCGGCATTCATCTCGATCAGTTGCGCGCCCCCAACCGCACCCCCACCGGCCTGCTCTATCCCAACCTGCCGCCCTTCCTCTATGACACCACCGGCGGCAACTCGCTCTACAACGGCGGCAGCTTCATCGTCAGCCGCCGCCTCAGCCAGAGCGTGGGCCTACGCGCCACCTACACTTGGTCCAAAATGATGGACGACGCCTCCCAGATCGGCGGCGGTGGCGGCGAAGGCGGCCTCATCGCCCAAAACGATCTCGACCTCGCCAACGAATGGGCGCTCTCCAGCGGCAACCAGACGCAGCGCTTGCATCTCGCCTACGAATGGCAGCTTCCCTACGGCCTCAATCATCACTGGGGTGACCGCGCCTCCTTCTGGAGTTCGGTGCTGGGGGACTGGCAGTTCACCGGCTCGTTCACCGCCGATAGCGGCCAGCCCTTCACCCCGCTGGTGAGCAACGTCTTCTCCAATGCCCAGGGCTTGCAGGCGCTGGGCGTCTCCGCGCCCCTGCGCGCCGATGTCACCGGCGCCGCCGTTGCCAAGGCCGATCCCTCGCTCACCGGCTTTTTTAACACCGCCGCCTTCACCGCTCCCGCCGCCGGCGCCTACGGCACCGCCGGCCGCAACCTCATCATCGGTCCCGGCCAGATCGATCTCGACACCACCTTGAGCAAAACCTTCCGCATGGGCGAATTCCGCTCGCTCGAAGTCCGCTTCGCCGGCACCAACGTGCTCAACCATCCCAACTGGGCCGGTCTGGACACCAACCTCAACTCCCTTACCTTCGGTGACATCACCGGCTTCGGCGCGCCGCGCCAGATCACCTTCACCGCCCGTTACAGGTTCTAA